From Candidatus Stygibacter australis, one genomic window encodes:
- the rpmF gene encoding 50S ribosomal protein L32 has translation MAVPKRKTSKSRRDKRRTHYKAVAPAVSTCSNCGEPMRPHNICKKCGFYNGREVLKMEKE, from the coding sequence ATGGCAGTACCAAAACGTAAGACGTCGAAGTCACGCCGCGATAAAAGGCGGACACATTACAAGGCAGTAGCGCCGGCAGTAAGTACCTGCTCAAATTGCGGAGAACCGATGCGTCCTCATAACATCTGCAAAAAGTGCGGATTTTATAATGGTCGCGAAGTCCTTAAGATGGAGAAGGAATAA